From the genome of Leptospira koniambonensis:
TGAATTTGACCAACTCGCTCAAACAATTTTGAATCGATTAGATGATCAGGCAGTTACCCAAAGTATTGAAAGTTTTAGAAATGATCTAGTACGCACTGTCCAAAAAGGAAAATTCGAAAGGGATCCTAGAGAAAGTGCTGATCTGGAAACATTAGTAAAAGTAGATGAGGATCTGATCTCAGGAAGCCTGGAGAACAAGTCCTTAGCAAAAGAAATAGATGCTGACCAAGGCAAAAAATTGAATATCGCTCTGGACAAAGTAGAATCAATTGCAGGTTCCCAAAAGCTGGACTCTGAAGAAGAGATCAAAAAATATTACAGCGTTTTAGAATCCATTCATAAAACGGATAAAACAATTTTGTATGGAGCAGTGGTGACTCAGGTAGGAAATACAATGTTGGTACATTCTACCAAAGGTATCTTCCGTTTGGACATTTCCGATGTGGAGTATATCCAATACAAAAATTTCGACGTGGTTACTAAAAAGAAAAAGTAAACTCATAAGGCCGGTTTGTATTCTTGCAAATCGGCCGAATCCTCATTTTTTCCTTTCCATTCTCCTTCCTCTCCTGAAATTCTCTCAAAAGAACCTATGAGAAAGAAAATACTTCTGCTCGGCTCAGGTGAGCTTGGAAAAGAATTCGTAATCGCCGCCCAAAGATTAGGCCAATATGTAATTACAGTCGATAGTTATGACGGTGCACCCGCAATGCAAGTCGCTCATGAAAAAGAAGTCATAGATATGTTGGATGGAGACTCATTAGATCGAGTCGTTGCCAAACATAAACCAGATGTGATCGTCCCAGAAATTGAAGCTATCCGAACAGAAAGATTTTACGAATACGAAAATCAAGGTTACCAAGTAGTTCCAAGTGCTAAGGCTGCTAACTTTACGATGAACCGTAAAGCGATTAGAGATCTTGCTTCCCAAACCTTGGCTCTAAAAACAGCAAAGTATAAATATGCTTCCACCTTAGAAGGATTGAAAGAAGCAATTACAACCATAGGAATTCCCTGCGTTGTAAAACCTTTGATGTCTTCTTCCGGAAAAGGACAATCCGTGATCAAAACGGAATCAGATATTGAACCTGCTTGGATCGCTTCTCAAACCAAAGGAAGAACTGGAGCATCAGAGATCATAGTCGAAGAATTTATCTCTTTCGAATCCGAGATCACTTTGTTAACCGTGACTCAAAAATCAGGAAGAATTTTATTCTGCCCTCCTATCGGTCATAGACAAGAAAGAGGAGACTACCAAGAAAGTTGGCAACCTGCAGAGATCAGCGATTCTCAACTTAAGTCAGCTCAAGAAATGGCGGAGAAGGTCACTAAAGAGTTAGGTGGCGCAGGTATCTGGGGAGTAGAATTTTTCTTAACGAAAGATGATGTTTATTTTTCGGAACTTTCTCCAAGACCTCATGATACTGGAATGGTTACCCTAGCTGGAACTCAAAGTTTTAACGAATTCGAATTACATGCTAGAGCTGTTTTAGGTCTTCCAATTCCTGAAATTCTTTTAGTAAGAAA
Proteins encoded in this window:
- the purT gene encoding formate-dependent phosphoribosylglycinamide formyltransferase, which codes for MRKKILLLGSGELGKEFVIAAQRLGQYVITVDSYDGAPAMQVAHEKEVIDMLDGDSLDRVVAKHKPDVIVPEIEAIRTERFYEYENQGYQVVPSAKAANFTMNRKAIRDLASQTLALKTAKYKYASTLEGLKEAITTIGIPCVVKPLMSSSGKGQSVIKTESDIEPAWIASQTKGRTGASEIIVEEFISFESEITLLTVTQKSGRILFCPPIGHRQERGDYQESWQPAEISDSQLKSAQEMAEKVTKELGGAGIWGVEFFLTKDDVYFSELSPRPHDTGMVTLAGTQSFNEFELHARAVLGLPIPEILLVRKGASAVILAQTEGQVPNVQGLDKACEMPESDLRIFGKPITKKYRRMGVALTYSDKDESISMLRKRAVLIASKIKVD